A region of Oxyura jamaicensis isolate SHBP4307 breed ruddy duck chromosome 9, BPBGC_Ojam_1.0, whole genome shotgun sequence DNA encodes the following proteins:
- the SGPP2 gene encoding sphingosine-1-phosphate phosphatase 2 codes for MARLLQALRGSQPVARFQRCCGLFPAGDEGCGEKYVVKNYFYYYLFKFSAALGEEVFYITFLPFTYWNIDHSVSRRMIIIWSIVMYIGQVSKDILKWPRPLSPPVVKLEMRTDAEYGMPSTHAMAATAISFSFLIATMNQYEYPFELGLTAAFVFSTLVCLSRLYTGMHTVLDVIGGALISAVLLVLLYPAWDSIDHLLLTSPFCPLLSIAVPLVLCYNYPKLDYYSPTRGDTTTILGAGAGATVGFWLNNQYAAPAYTGENLGFPLITGTTVVLVLARFFTGLFVILLTRQLMKSMVLSTLCYCYKFPISDLEARRRLEVEVPYKFVTYSSVGFTATVIVPLLHGLLGLI; via the exons ATGGCCCGCCTGCTGCAAGCCCTGCGCGGCTCCCAGCCCGTGGCGCGCTTCCAGCGCTGCTGCGGGCTCTTCCCCGCCGGCGACGAGGGCTGCGGAG AGAAATATGTTGTGAAGAACTACTTCTACTACTACTTATTCAAGTTTTCAGCTGCTCTGGGTGAAGAGGTCTTTTATATCACTTTCCTTCCGTTTACCTACTGGAACATCGATCACTCCGTGTCTAGAAGGATGATAATCATTTGGTCT ATCGTGATGTACATAGGGCAGGTCTCCAAGGACATCCTGAAGTGGCCTCGTCCCCTCTCGCCACCTGTCGTGAAGCTGGAGATGCGGACGGATGCAGAGTACGGGATGCCTTCCACCCACGCCATGGCAGCTACTGccatctccttctcctttctcattGCAACCATGAACCAGTACGAG TACCCCTTTGAGCTCGGCCTGACGGCGGCGTTCGTGTTCTCCACGCTGGTGTGTCTCAGCAGGCTGTACACGGGGATGCACACCGTGCTG GACGTGATTGGTGGGGCGCTGATCTCGGCTGTGCTGCTCGTGCTCTTGTATCCTGCGTGGGACAGCATAGATCACCTGCTGCTCACCAGCCCCTTCTGCCCGCTGCTGTCCATAGCCGTGCCTCTCGTCCTGTGTTACAACTACCCCAAGCTAGACTACTACAGCCCTACCAGGGGGGACACCACTACTATTTTAGGAGCCGGAGCTGGAGCAACTGTGGGATTTTGGTTAAATAACCAGTACGCGGCACCAGCCTACACCGGCGAAAATTTGGGTTTTCCTCTCATTACCGGTACGACGGTGGTGCTCGTGCTGGCCAGGTTCTTCACAGGGCTCTTTGTTATCCTGCTGACACGTCAGCTGATGAAGAGCATGGTCCTCAGCACGTTATGTTACTGCTACAAGTTCCCCATCAGTGACCTGGAAGCCcggaggaggctggaggtggaAGTGCCGTATAAATTCGTAACATACTCATCAGTGGGCTTCACCGCTACCGTCATCGTGCCACTATTGCATGGGCTGTTAGGATTGATTTGA